CAATGAGGAACCCGATCGGCTCGAGAGCGACGATATAGACGGTCGTCAGTGCGACCAGCAACGCTGCGTTACGTACAGTGAACACCTGATCGTCTGATGTCGTCTCAGCCGCTGTATCGGGAGCGGGAGCGACCATTGCTATTCCGAGCCCGGACTCGCCTCGGTCTCCGGACCCGTCGACTGAGACAGCCTGCTGGAAGACAGTCACGACGGCGAGCGCTGCCGTCATATACAGCAACGGGCCCGCGTACAGCATCGAGAGATCCGGCAACGTGTGAGTATCCCAGTAGTAAAACAGGCAAAACGCCAGTACGAGTCCCGGAAACAACAGTTCCCCTGTATCGATCTCGAGCGTTCGTGAGCCGGCCGAGACGTTGACGACCGGCGGCGTAATATCCGTCATGGCTGCTACTGGTCGTAGATGAAGTTCTCGATCACGTCGGCGTACTCCTTCATGAACTGAGCGGTGGCCTCGACTTCTCGCTTCGTCTCGTCGGGACCGCGATAGTCGATGATCTTGTCGAGGCCGCCCTGTTCTTCGGTTCGGGCCTGAAACGCATCGTTCTCGAATACTGCGGCGTAGGTCTCCGATAGCTCCTCGAACCGATCGGGATGTCGATCGCGAACGCCGCCGGGTAATACGACGAGCTTCCACTGACCGAGGCCCTCGTCGACCAGCGGGATCTCTTCCAGACCGAGGTCACCGAAGGACGGCGCAGACGGCCACAGTTCCTGTTGCTCGGACGTGTGAGAGCCCAGAGCGGTCACGTCGCCGGCGTAGTCGGGGTTGAACGCCCACGGCTGGTTGACGCCGGCATCGATGTCGTCGGCGAGGACGGCCTGTCGGACGCCCGATCCGCCCCCCATATTGATGATCGTCAGATCGAGGTCGTAGGTCTCTTTGACGAGCAGCGCCGACAGCGCCGTATTCCCGATTGCTGCAGTGATTCCGACGGTCGCCTCGTTCTCGCGGGCGTACTCGATAAACCCCTCAAGGTCGTCGTACGGGCTATCGGGTGGCGCGAACCACATCGTCGGATCCCAGTGATGGGTTCCGAGATAGTCGAAGTCCCCGATTCTGTACGGGGCGTTCTGGAACAACCACGTCGCCTGCATTTGGGGCATGTTCCACATCGCAAGCGTGTAGCCGTCGGCGTCTGCGTTGTACAACTCTTCGCCCCCGACCTGTGTCGAACCGCCCGGGTGATTTTCGACGACGAACTCGGTGCCCAGTAGTTCGGACCACGTCGGCGTCGTAACACGCATCGATCGGTCGGTACCGCCGCCCTGCGACCACGGCACGATCGCTCTGATCTGCGTTCCGTCGGACGTTCCCAGAATACCCCGCGCCTGGGCGGTGTACGCCGCTGCGCCCGCCAATCCGACCGTTCCCGCCGCGATAAATTCTCGTCGACTAGTATTTTTTAGTGTCATCGTTCGATAGTGAAGCCGCCTTGGTCCGTTCCAGCTCGAAACCAGTTGCGGATGCGATTCGGTGCATCCCTATCTCGAGCCGGTCGTTCGATTCATCGATCCGCGGACACCACCGCTCTGTCACAATTGAGATCATTGGAATATCACCGGCGATTAAACGTCAACTCGAGCGTCGCATTCGACGATTCGGTTGTCGAAATGTGTCCTCGTCTACGTGTTATATCAAAAACCCATTCGGGGTTGCCTATTCGGCTTGCGACTGCAACTGACACCGCCGAATCACAGACCGTTATATCATCTAGACTTCATTGAGGGTACTGTCACATAGAGATTCGTAGTACGATAACACATTGCACAATTGAGATCTGACGTGCATATTTCAAATGCAACCCGAGTATCTTTGTTCACACTAGCCACAGCTACCCCATGGAGTACACGACGCTCGGATCGACAGGAATGCGCGTCAGTCGGCTCTGTCTCGGCTGCATGAGTTTCGGCGACCCCGACTGGCGCGACTGGGTTCTCGAGGAAGACGAAGGAAAAGAGATCATCGACCGGGCCATCGACCTCGGGATCAACTTCTTCGACACGGCGAACATGTATTCGCGGGGTGAGTCCGAGCGGATCCTTGGGAAGGCGCTCGAGGGGTACGACTCCGACTGGCCCGTCATCGCCACGAAGGCGTACATGGAGATGAATGAGGACAATCCGAACGCCAGTGGACTGTCGCGGAAAGCGATCGAACAAGAACTCGCGAACAGCCTCGAGCGGCTCGGAATGGAGACGGTCGATCTCTACCAGATCCACCGGTGGGATTACGATACGCCGATCGAGGAGACGATGAGAGCGCTCGACGATGCCGTCCGTCGCGGGCAGGTCCGCTATCTCGGCGGCTCCTCGATGTGGGCCCACCAGTTCGCCGAGGCACTCCATACGAGCGACCGACTGGGACTCGACCGGTTCGTTACCATGCAGAACCACTACAATCTCGTCTACCGGGAGGAGGAACGCGAGATGCT
This genomic interval from Haloterrigena sp. KLK7 contains the following:
- a CDS encoding tripartite tricarboxylate transporter substrate-binding protein, coding for MRVTTPTWSELLGTEFVVENHPGGSTQVGGEELYNADADGYTLAMWNMPQMQATWLFQNAPYRIGDFDYLGTHHWDPTMWFAPPDSPYDDLEGFIEYARENEATVGITAAIGNTALSALLVKETYDLDLTIINMGGGSGVRQAVLADDIDAGVNQPWAFNPDYAGDVTALGSHTSEQQELWPSAPSFGDLGLEEIPLVDEGLGQWKLVVLPGGVRDRHPDRFEELSETYAAVFENDAFQARTEEQGGLDKIIDYRGPDETKREVEATAQFMKEYADVIENFIYDQ
- a CDS encoding tripartite tricarboxylate transporter TctB family protein — protein: MTDITPPVVNVSAGSRTLEIDTGELLFPGLVLAFCLFYYWDTHTLPDLSMLYAGPLLYMTAALAVVTVFQQAVSVDGSGDRGESGLGIAMVAPAPDTAAETTSDDQVFTVRNAALLVALTTVYIVALEPIGFLIATTGYLAVTLYLFGEESLFALTLYSIGFTFLLWFVFIEWLGVPV
- a CDS encoding aldo/keto reductase → MEYTTLGSTGMRVSRLCLGCMSFGDPDWRDWVLEEDEGKEIIDRAIDLGINFFDTANMYSRGESERILGKALEGYDSDWPVIATKAYMEMNEDNPNASGLSRKAIEQELANSLERLGMETVDLYQIHRWDYDTPIEETMRALDDAVRRGQVRYLGGSSMWAHQFAEALHTSDRLGLDRFVTMQNHYNLVYREEEREMLPLCEKEGIGVMPWSPLARGYLARPAEDIDATARGETGEKLYEHPYRDGGGREINERVEEIAENKGVTMAQISLAWLLHKDWVDAPIIGTTSIEHLEQAVEALDISLSESDIEYLEAPYEPVPVSGHT